One genomic segment of Coraliomargarita parva includes these proteins:
- a CDS encoding tRNA (cytidine(34)-2'-O)-methyltransferase has translation MLHLVLFNPEIPQNTGNIGRLCAITKSRLHLIHPLGFTITDKHLKRSGMDYWHSLDVHHHEDWESFRVSPFAPRRLWLFTTKADHVYWDVSYAEDDGLVFGNEGHGAPEWLHTEMEGQRLTIPHANTDLRSLNLSTAAGIATYEALRQLR, from the coding sequence ATGTTGCACCTCGTTCTCTTTAATCCGGAGATCCCTCAGAACACGGGAAATATAGGCCGCTTGTGCGCGATCACGAAAAGCCGTTTGCACCTGATCCACCCGCTTGGGTTTACGATTACGGACAAGCATCTGAAGCGGAGCGGAATGGACTACTGGCATTCGCTGGATGTGCATCACCATGAAGATTGGGAGTCCTTCCGTGTGAGCCCCTTCGCGCCGCGAAGACTTTGGCTTTTTACCACCAAAGCCGATCATGTCTACTGGGATGTGAGTTACGCGGAGGATGACGGCCTTGTTTTTGGCAATGAAGGACATGGCGCGCCCGAGTGGCTGCATACGGAAATGGAGGGGCAGCGTTTGACGATCCCGCATGCGAATACGGATTTGCGTTCCCTGAACCTGTCGACGGCGGCGGGCATTGCGACCTACGAAGCGCTGCGTCAGCTTCGC
- a CDS encoding diacylglycerol kinase: MNSEEIDPKAYKNTGVKRLFKALYYSFEGIASSFKHEAAFRQEALLACVLIPLSFLLRVELTHHLFLVGSVLLILIVELLNSGIEAVVDDISMKNRPLAKRAKDMGSAAVLIALLNCFICWVSVIVVNWDRLVS, encoded by the coding sequence ATGAATTCCGAAGAGATTGATCCAAAGGCCTACAAGAACACCGGCGTGAAGCGTTTGTTCAAAGCGCTGTATTATTCGTTCGAAGGTATTGCTTCGAGCTTTAAGCATGAAGCGGCTTTCCGGCAGGAAGCGCTTCTGGCCTGTGTGCTCATTCCTCTGTCCTTTCTGCTCCGTGTTGAACTGACGCATCACCTGTTTCTGGTCGGGAGTGTCTTGCTGATACTCATCGTGGAACTGCTCAATTCGGGCATCGAAGCGGTGGTTGATGACATCTCGATGAAGAATCGGCCGTTGGCGAAGCGGGCCAAGGATATGGGCAGCGCGGCCGTCCTGATTGCCTTGCTGAACTGCTTTATCTGCTGGGTTTCCGTGATTGTGGTCAACTGGGACCGCCTAGTTTCCTAG
- a CDS encoding DeoR/GlpR family DNA-binding transcription regulator, with translation MLPSKRQELILRRIESEGSVRSLDLASAFGVTNETIRKDLEALAGAKRIVRIHGGATGVSDSRHDLPLPARQSVSRFEKSVVAREAVRLIEPKDTIFMDASSTVLTMTDYLPAVPLTILTNAHHVIVALGGRPEYDLICTGGNYEERSRSYVGAMAEDALKRFMIKWLFVGVDGLHHEMGASEVNPGQAVLKERLIPRAENVCVVCDSSKLEKKSPFIFAPVRKLDFLVTDSRADPKVLRLFEGEGIRVRIAELPEEGRGLV, from the coding sequence ATGCTGCCATCGAAGCGTCAGGAGTTGATTTTAAGGCGGATTGAGTCTGAGGGTTCGGTGCGTAGTTTGGACTTGGCGTCTGCCTTTGGCGTGACGAATGAGACGATACGCAAAGACCTTGAGGCGCTGGCTGGGGCAAAGCGTATCGTACGTATCCATGGGGGTGCGACCGGGGTGAGTGATTCGCGGCATGATCTGCCGCTGCCGGCGCGCCAGTCGGTGAGCCGGTTTGAAAAGTCCGTTGTTGCCCGCGAGGCTGTTCGTTTAATTGAGCCGAAGGACACGATTTTCATGGATGCGAGTTCGACGGTACTGACCATGACTGACTATCTGCCCGCGGTTCCGCTGACGATTCTGACGAATGCGCACCATGTGATCGTGGCCTTGGGAGGGCGTCCCGAATATGACCTGATCTGTACCGGTGGAAATTACGAGGAACGTTCCCGTTCCTATGTGGGCGCGATGGCAGAAGACGCCTTGAAGCGTTTCATGATCAAGTGGCTCTTTGTGGGGGTCGATGGATTGCATCACGAAATGGGTGCCTCGGAGGTCAACCCGGGGCAGGCGGTGCTGAAGGAGCGTTTGATTCCACGTGCGGAGAATGTTTGCGTGGTCTGCGACTCCAGTAAGCTCGAGAAGAAGAGCCCGTTTATCTTTGCGCCGGTCCGGAAGCTGGATTTCCTTGTCACCGATAGCCGGGCGGATCCGAAAGTGCTTCGACTTTTTGAAGGTGAGGGGATTCGCGTCCGGATTGCGGAGCTGCCTGAAGAGGGACGGGGGCTGGTTTAG
- a CDS encoding MIP/aquaporin family protein, which produces MNPYAAECLGTALLILFGNGVVANVLLNKSKGQHGGWIVITFGWGLGVALAVYAVGRVSGAHINPAVTVALASIGAFDWAQVPGYLFSQMCGAMIGSILVYLTYLAHWKETDAPELKLACHCTAPAIRKTVPAFISEFIGTATLVFLVLALGKVADGAISDQSSWTAAVGTWFGPMLVGILVLAIGLSLGGPTGYAINPARDLGPRIAHAILPIAGKGSSDWAYAWIPVVAPLLGGVAGAKLFVLLAL; this is translated from the coding sequence ATGAACCCCTATGCAGCCGAGTGCCTTGGCACTGCCCTACTCATCCTTTTCGGCAACGGCGTCGTTGCCAATGTCCTCCTCAATAAATCCAAAGGCCAGCATGGTGGCTGGATCGTCATTACCTTCGGCTGGGGTCTGGGAGTGGCTCTTGCGGTCTACGCAGTCGGCCGCGTATCCGGCGCCCACATCAACCCGGCGGTCACCGTGGCGCTGGCATCCATCGGCGCATTTGACTGGGCTCAAGTCCCTGGCTATCTTTTCTCCCAAATGTGCGGTGCCATGATAGGTTCCATTCTGGTCTATTTGACGTACCTGGCGCACTGGAAAGAAACCGATGCACCGGAGCTCAAACTGGCCTGCCACTGCACCGCCCCCGCGATCCGTAAGACCGTCCCGGCCTTCATCAGCGAATTTATCGGCACTGCGACCTTGGTCTTTCTCGTCCTCGCCCTGGGCAAAGTAGCCGACGGAGCCATCTCGGATCAATCCTCCTGGACTGCCGCAGTCGGGACTTGGTTTGGGCCCATGCTGGTCGGCATCCTGGTCCTCGCCATCGGCCTTTCCCTGGGAGGTCCGACCGGATACGCCATCAACCCGGCCCGCGACCTCGGACCCCGCATCGCCCACGCCATCCTGCCCATTGCCGGTAAAGGCAGTTCCGACTGGGCCTATGCCTGGATCCCGGTCGTCGCCCCGCTACTGGGCGGCGTCGCCGGCGCCAAACTCTTCGTCCTTCTGGCACTCTAA
- the glpK gene encoding glycerol kinase GlpK produces the protein MPQKKYILAIDQGTTSSRSIVFDHAGEIVSIAQKEFQQIYPKPGWVEHDPMEIWSSQSSTAAEAISRADLSRDAIAAVGITNQRETTIVWDKETGKPVYNAIVWQDRRTADYCRKLKQDGYEKMVSEKTGLRLDPYFAGTKVRWILENVPGARAKAEAGKLLFGTVDSWLVWQLTGHKVHVTDITNASRTLFYNIDQDGWDDDLLELFDVPRSMLPEIRSSSEIYGHVEDNLYPGGAPIAGIAGDQHAALFGQACFTPGMAKNTYGTGCFLLMNMGEKPVRSKNNLLTTVAWRIGDKTEYALEGSIFIGGAVVQWIRDELQLVRTAQELDQLADTVDDAGGLFLVPAFAGLGAPHWDPYARGAAVGITRGTNRAHFCRAALESIAFQSADLITSMEKDSGLSLKELRVDGGACRSNPLLQFQADLLQTEVQRPKCIETTALGAAYLAGLAVGYWESRDAITQSWEMERKFVPQKDPAAMEDLRKGWDKALERAKNWEDVVDE, from the coding sequence ATGCCTCAGAAAAAATATATCCTCGCTATCGACCAAGGCACAACCAGTTCCCGCTCCATTGTCTTCGACCACGCTGGCGAAATCGTTTCCATCGCCCAAAAGGAATTTCAACAAATCTATCCGAAGCCCGGTTGGGTCGAGCACGACCCGATGGAAATCTGGTCGAGCCAAAGCTCGACGGCCGCCGAAGCGATCTCAAGGGCGGACCTCTCCCGCGATGCCATTGCAGCGGTCGGCATCACCAACCAGCGCGAAACCACCATCGTCTGGGACAAGGAAACCGGCAAACCGGTCTATAATGCGATCGTCTGGCAAGACCGCCGCACGGCCGATTACTGCCGCAAGTTGAAGCAGGACGGTTACGAAAAGATGGTCAGCGAGAAGACCGGACTGCGCCTGGATCCCTATTTCGCAGGAACAAAAGTACGCTGGATCCTTGAGAACGTTCCCGGCGCACGGGCCAAGGCCGAAGCCGGCAAACTGCTCTTCGGCACGGTCGACTCATGGCTCGTTTGGCAACTCACAGGCCACAAGGTGCATGTCACCGACATCACCAACGCCAGCCGCACACTTTTTTACAACATCGACCAGGACGGATGGGACGACGATCTGCTCGAGCTCTTTGACGTCCCCCGCAGCATGCTTCCGGAAATACGTTCCAGCTCCGAGATCTACGGCCATGTGGAAGACAATCTCTATCCCGGAGGAGCACCAATCGCGGGTATCGCCGGTGACCAGCATGCCGCCCTCTTTGGCCAGGCATGCTTTACGCCCGGAATGGCGAAAAACACCTACGGCACGGGCTGCTTCCTGCTCATGAATATGGGCGAAAAGCCCGTCCGCTCAAAGAACAACCTACTGACCACGGTTGCCTGGCGCATCGGAGACAAAACCGAATACGCCCTGGAGGGATCGATCTTTATCGGAGGTGCCGTCGTGCAGTGGATCCGGGACGAGCTTCAACTGGTGCGTACCGCACAGGAGCTCGATCAACTGGCCGACACGGTCGACGATGCGGGCGGCCTCTTCCTCGTGCCCGCCTTCGCCGGCTTGGGCGCCCCGCACTGGGACCCCTATGCACGGGGTGCCGCCGTCGGCATCACCCGCGGCACCAACCGGGCACACTTCTGCCGGGCGGCCCTGGAGTCGATCGCCTTCCAAAGCGCGGATCTCATTACTTCAATGGAAAAAGACAGCGGCTTGAGCCTGAAGGAGCTGCGTGTGGACGGCGGCGCCTGCCGCAGCAACCCACTCCTCCAATTCCAGGCGGATCTCCTGCAAACCGAAGTGCAACGCCCCAAATGCATCGAAACAACCGCACTGGGCGCCGCCTATCTCGCCGGCCTTGCAGTCGGTTACTGGGAAAGCAGGGACGCCATCACCCAGTCCTGGGAGATGGAACGCAAATTCGTACCACAGAAAGATCCCGCCGCCATGGAAGACTTGCGCAAGGGCTGGGACAAGGCGCTGGAGCGCGCGAAGAATTGGGAAGACGTCGTCGACGAATAA